A stretch of the Nosocomiicoccus ampullae genome encodes the following:
- a CDS encoding MurT ligase domain-containing protein, giving the protein MSIRTNFALLSGRITKHLLMKTTGGGSSLPGKVAHRISPNVLDDVSQYYDVIIVTGTNGKTLTTSLITNIFKRKYDNIVTNSRGSNMLQGIIGAFVDSKPNKHKKGIAILEVDEGSLNNVVEALNPKYIIHTNLFLDQMDRYGDVKETYQLLVNAAKKVPDATLLQNGDLPLFSSVPLPNKRKFFGVDVQAESPKINHCPRCNHTLSYKTYTYSGQGNFTCHACHLERPELKYTVDNIYNLSESSSTFEIDGERFTIPVAGLYNIYNALAAYSMAKEYSIENEIIKAAFLEMKRVFGRQELISFKNQIATLNVVKNPVGLNQVLSLIEKSETPLMLVALLNNRPADGVDISWLKDGNFESLADQDIIEIKTGGISAEVMTNRLIEAGFNESLIKEYDDLEKIVSDLQNSDAKNIQIIASYTAMLEFRKILKDKEIIN; this is encoded by the coding sequence ATGTCTATTAGAACGAATTTTGCTTTACTTTCAGGACGAATCACAAAACATTTACTCATGAAAACGACTGGTGGTGGTAGTAGCTTACCCGGGAAAGTCGCACATAGAATTTCACCAAATGTTTTAGATGATGTGAGTCAGTATTACGACGTCATCATCGTCACTGGAACGAACGGAAAGACATTGACGACGAGTCTAATCACTAATATTTTTAAAAGAAAATATGATAATATCGTCACAAATAGCCGTGGCAGTAACATGCTGCAAGGAATTATTGGTGCATTTGTTGATTCTAAACCAAACAAACATAAAAAAGGAATTGCGATTTTAGAAGTTGATGAGGGAAGCTTAAATAACGTTGTTGAAGCACTCAATCCTAAATACATTATTCATACAAATCTTTTCTTAGATCAAATGGACCGTTACGGCGATGTAAAAGAAACGTATCAATTACTCGTCAATGCAGCAAAAAAAGTGCCTGACGCTACACTTTTACAAAACGGAGATTTACCACTATTTTCTAGTGTACCTCTTCCGAATAAACGTAAATTTTTCGGCGTCGACGTTCAAGCTGAATCTCCAAAGATAAACCATTGTCCACGCTGTAATCATACTTTATCTTATAAAACTTATACATATTCTGGTCAAGGAAATTTCACTTGTCATGCGTGTCATTTAGAACGCCCAGAATTAAAATATACAGTAGATAATATTTATAACCTCAGTGAATCTAGTTCAACGTTTGAAATTGACGGCGAAAGATTTACGATACCTGTCGCTGGATTATATAATATTTACAATGCACTCGCAGCATATAGTATGGCAAAAGAATATAGTATAGAAAACGAAATTATAAAAGCAGCATTTTTAGAAATGAAACGCGTATTTGGTCGCCAAGAGTTAATTTCATTTAAAAATCAAATCGCGACATTAAATGTCGTTAAAAATCCAGTCGGCTTAAATCAAGTCCTCTCTTTAATTGAAAAGTCTGAAACACCATTAATGTTAGTCGCTCTTTTAAATAATCGTCCCGCAGACGGTGTGGACATTAGTTGGCTAAAGGATGGTAACTTTGAATCACTCGCTGATCAGGATATCATTGAAATTAAAACGGGTGGAATTAGTGCTGAAGTTATGACAAATCGCTTAATTGAAGCTGGATTTAATGAGTCACTCATCAAAGAGTATGACGATTTAGAAAAGATTGTTTCAGATTTACAAAATTCAGATGCTAAAAATATCCAAATTATTGCGTCGTATACAGCAATGTTAGAGTTTAGAAAAATATTAAAAGATAAAGAAATTATCAACTAA
- the lysS gene encoding lysine--tRNA ligase — protein MSEEINDQIEVRLNKMNDLREKGLDPFGQKFETDATSKELYAKWDEFSKEELKEKENESKVRIAGRIMTKRGKGKAGFAHVQDIDGQIQIYVRKDQIGEDAFDVWKQTDLGDIVGIEGVMFKTNTGELSVKATEYFHLSKALRPLPDKHHGLQDVEERYRKRYLDLLTNDESKARFILRSKIITEIRRYLDGEGFLEVETPMMHAIAGGAQARPFITHHNALDVDLYMRIALELHLKRLVVGGLDKVYEIGRVFRNEGVSTRHNPEFTMLELYEAYADYKDIMDLTENLVAHVAKEVLGSSVIEYEGEEIDLSPGWRRVHMAEIVKEYTGVDFFKEMSDEEALELAKEHDVEVDKFHSTFGHVLNEFFEQKVEEHLHQPTFVYGHPVEVSPLSKKNPEDERFTDRFELFIVGREHANAFTELNDPIDQRERFQMQVDEADSGNDEAHEMDEDFIEALEYGLPPTGGLGIGIDRLVMLLTNASSIRDVLLFPYMRQSK, from the coding sequence ATGAGTGAAGAGATTAATGACCAAATTGAAGTTCGTTTAAATAAGATGAACGACCTTCGTGAAAAAGGACTCGACCCGTTCGGGCAAAAGTTTGAAACTGACGCAACGTCAAAAGAACTTTATGCAAAGTGGGATGAGTTTTCTAAAGAAGAATTAAAAGAAAAAGAAAATGAATCAAAAGTACGTATCGCAGGTCGTATTATGACAAAACGCGGTAAAGGTAAAGCAGGATTTGCGCATGTTCAAGATATCGATGGGCAAATTCAAATATACGTACGTAAAGACCAAATTGGTGAAGATGCGTTTGATGTATGGAAACAAACAGACCTCGGTGATATCGTAGGTATTGAAGGTGTTATGTTTAAAACAAATACAGGCGAATTATCTGTAAAAGCAACAGAATATTTCCATTTATCTAAAGCACTTCGCCCATTACCAGATAAACACCATGGACTTCAAGACGTTGAAGAGCGTTATAGAAAACGTTACTTAGACCTACTTACTAACGATGAGTCTAAAGCCCGCTTTATTTTACGCAGTAAAATCATTACTGAAATTAGAAGATATTTAGACGGTGAAGGCTTCTTAGAAGTTGAAACACCAATGATGCATGCGATTGCTGGTGGGGCACAAGCTCGTCCATTCATCACACACCACAATGCGCTAGACGTTGATTTATATATGCGAATTGCTTTAGAGTTACACTTAAAACGACTTGTCGTTGGTGGACTCGATAAAGTATACGAAATCGGAAGAGTATTCCGTAATGAAGGGGTATCAACACGCCATAACCCTGAATTCACAATGCTAGAGTTATATGAAGCATATGCAGATTATAAAGATATTATGGACTTAACTGAAAACTTAGTTGCACACGTTGCAAAAGAAGTGCTCGGATCATCAGTCATTGAATATGAAGGAGAAGAAATTGATCTTTCACCAGGTTGGCGTAGAGTTCATATGGCAGAAATTGTTAAAGAATATACAGGTGTAGATTTCTTTAAAGAGATGTCAGACGAAGAAGCACTTGAACTCGCAAAAGAACACGATGTAGAAGTCGATAAATTCCACAGTACATTTGGTCACGTGTTAAACGAATTCTTCGAACAAAAAGTAGAAGAGCACCTACATCAACCTACATTCGTCTACGGACACCCAGTAGAAGTATCACCGTTATCTAAGAAAAACCCTGAAGACGAAAGATTTACAGATCGCTTCGAATTATTCATTGTTGGTCGTGAACACGCGAATGCATTTACGGAGTTAAATGATCCAATTGATCAACGAGAAAGATTCCAAATGCAAGTCGACGAAGCAGATAGTGGAAATGACGAAGCGCACGAAATGGATGAAGACTTCATTGAAGCACTTGAATACGGATTACCACCAACAGGGGGATTAGGTATCGGAATTGACCGTCTCGTTATGCTATTAACGAATGCATCATCAATTCGTGACGTCCTACTATTCCCATATATGAGACAAAGTAAATAA
- the dusB gene encoding tRNA dihydrouridine synthase DusB, which produces MFKIGNVEIPNRVVLAPMAGISNVAFRKTVKEFGAGMVCAEMISDKALLLNSKRTLKMLEVDEAEHPISLQIFGGEKETLVEAAKYVDQHTNADIIDINMGCPVNKVIRCEAGARWLLDPNKIYEMVSAVVEAVEKPVTCKMRIGWDEDHIYAVENAKAAERAGASAIAMHGRTRVQMYEGKANWKVIKEVKEAVSIPVIGNGDVTSPELAKKMLDETGVDAVMIGRAAQGNPWMIYRTVHYLKTGELLDEPDLKEKIDVLTLHMDRLIDLKGEKTALMEMRKHASWYLRNVRGGGKIRQSLKEVSTREELVNMLQEFLKETSTREHKLNKEILV; this is translated from the coding sequence ATGTTTAAAATTGGGAATGTTGAAATCCCAAACCGCGTCGTGTTAGCACCAATGGCAGGTATTTCCAATGTCGCATTTAGAAAAACTGTGAAAGAATTTGGTGCTGGAATGGTATGCGCTGAAATGATCAGCGACAAAGCATTGTTATTGAATAGTAAGAGAACGTTAAAGATGCTCGAAGTCGATGAAGCTGAACATCCGATATCTCTCCAAATTTTTGGCGGTGAAAAAGAAACTTTAGTTGAAGCGGCTAAATATGTGGACCAGCATACAAATGCGGACATTATAGACATCAACATGGGATGTCCAGTAAATAAGGTCATTCGCTGTGAAGCAGGTGCAAGATGGTTACTCGACCCTAACAAAATTTACGAAATGGTGAGTGCTGTTGTAGAAGCAGTTGAGAAGCCAGTGACGTGTAAAATGCGTATCGGATGGGATGAAGATCATATTTATGCAGTAGAAAATGCAAAAGCTGCTGAACGTGCTGGTGCGTCTGCGATTGCGATGCATGGCCGTACACGTGTTCAAATGTATGAAGGTAAAGCGAACTGGAAAGTTATTAAAGAAGTAAAAGAAGCGGTGAGTATTCCGGTCATTGGTAACGGGGACGTGACGAGTCCAGAACTCGCGAAAAAGATGCTTGACGAAACAGGTGTCGACGCAGTAATGATTGGTCGCGCAGCACAAGGGAATCCATGGATGATTTATAGAACTGTCCATTATTTAAAAACTGGTGAGTTATTAGACGAACCAGATTTAAAAGAAAAAATTGATGTATTAACTCTTCATATGGACCGTCTCATCGACTTAAAAGGTGAGAAAACAGCGCTTATGGAGATGAGAAAGCATGCTTCATGGTACTTACGAAATGTGCGTGGTGGAGGTAAAATTCGCCAATCGCTTAAAGAAGTAAGTACACGTGAAGAGTTAGTGAATATGCTTCAAGAGTTTTTAAAAGAAACATCAACACGTGAACATAAATTAAACAAAGAAATACTTGTATAA
- the folK gene encoding 2-amino-4-hydroxy-6-hydroxymethyldihydropteridine diphosphokinase, whose translation MKAKAYLGLGANIGERHENLKRAIQLLNAGPHVEVAKESSIYETAPYGKTDQPDFLNMVLEVKTDLEPIELLEFCLSVENELGRVREEVWGPRIIDIDVLMYEDLEIDIDNLIVPHEEMHLRKFVLEPLNEIAPNAVHPTFNKTVKELLDELNGDNNV comes from the coding sequence ATGAAAGCTAAAGCTTATTTAGGACTTGGTGCAAATATTGGTGAACGACATGAAAACTTAAAACGTGCAATTCAGTTATTAAATGCTGGACCGCACGTCGAAGTAGCAAAAGAGTCATCAATTTACGAAACTGCACCATATGGTAAAACAGACCAACCTGATTTTTTAAATATGGTACTCGAAGTAAAAACGGATTTAGAACCGATTGAACTGTTAGAATTTTGTTTATCAGTAGAAAACGAACTTGGACGTGTGCGTGAAGAAGTGTGGGGGCCAAGAATTATTGATATCGATGTATTAATGTATGAAGACTTAGAAATCGACATCGATAACTTAATAGTCCCGCATGAAGAGATGCATTTAAGAAAATTCGTCTTAGAACCACTAAACGAAATTGCGCCAAACGCTGTTCACCCGACATTCAACAAAACAGTAAAAGAACTGTTAGACGAATTAAACGGTGACAACAATGTTTAA
- the folB gene encoding dihydroneopterin aldolase has product MDIIKVNGIRLYAYHGVLQAERDIGQYFIVDVALYTDLSDAGFSDDVNDTINYAEVYESVETIVQGPPVNLLEHLGHKIIEKLMSDYPAVKKIEVTITKPSPPIDGNYKDVSVTLNREVK; this is encoded by the coding sequence ATGGATATTATAAAAGTAAATGGTATTCGACTTTACGCATATCACGGTGTTTTACAAGCAGAGCGTGATATTGGTCAGTATTTCATCGTTGACGTGGCATTATATACGGATTTAAGTGACGCAGGATTTTCAGACGATGTTAACGACACGATTAATTATGCCGAAGTGTATGAATCGGTTGAAACAATTGTTCAAGGTCCACCAGTGAATTTACTCGAGCACTTGGGACATAAAATTATTGAAAAACTTATGAGTGATTATCCTGCTGTGAAAAAAATTGAAGTTACAATCACAAAACCGAGTCCACCAATTGACGGCAACTACAAAGATGTGAGTGTGACGTTAAATAGAGAGGTTAAATAA
- the folP gene encoding dihydropteroate synthase has product MIRVKRLQIMGILNVTPDSFSDGGEFHQLDHAVEHAEQMVKDGADIIDVGGYSTRPGGHTPISVEEEIKRVVPVVEAIHNLNLNVDISVDTFRSEVAKASIEAGATIINDQWRGTYDEKILEVVSEYNVPIILMHNNEHGKYDDVVEGMIAELKESVELCKKYNIKDENIWLDPGVGFVKSRDEEIKVMKNLHKLVDLGYKVLLATSRKRMIKELIEDDRGPKDRDAGTAATTVIGINHGVDAVRVHNVKMNRDISDVYMKLRGN; this is encoded by the coding sequence ATGATTAGAGTGAAGCGACTACAAATTATGGGCATATTAAATGTCACACCGGACTCTTTCAGTGACGGTGGAGAGTTTCATCAGCTAGATCATGCGGTCGAACACGCAGAGCAAATGGTTAAAGACGGTGCAGATATTATCGATGTCGGCGGTTATTCAACGCGTCCAGGAGGGCATACTCCTATTTCTGTTGAGGAAGAAATTAAACGTGTCGTTCCAGTAGTCGAAGCGATTCACAACTTAAATTTAAATGTCGACATTTCTGTAGACACGTTTCGTAGTGAAGTTGCAAAAGCGAGTATTGAAGCAGGAGCTACGATTATTAACGATCAGTGGCGTGGAACGTATGATGAAAAGATATTAGAAGTCGTCAGCGAATATAACGTGCCGATTATTCTAATGCACAATAATGAGCATGGTAAATACGACGATGTCGTTGAAGGTATGATTGCGGAGTTAAAAGAAAGTGTAGAACTGTGTAAGAAATATAATATTAAAGATGAAAACATCTGGTTAGATCCAGGTGTTGGATTTGTAAAATCACGAGACGAAGAAATTAAAGTGATGAAAAACTTACACAAACTTGTCGATTTAGGGTATAAGGTTCTACTCGCAACAAGTCGTAAACGAATGATTAAAGAACTTATCGAAGACGATAGAGGACCAAAAGATAGAGACGCTGGTACTGCAGCAACAACAGTTATTGGTATTAACCACGGCGTAGATGCAGTGCGTGTTCATAATGTAAAAATGAACCGAGACATTAGTGATGTTTATATGAAGTTGAGAGGAAATTAA
- a CDS encoding zinc-binding alcohol dehydrogenase family protein: MYAIVADEPFKLSEGNKFYKKDFEKPELNDKDVFVKVKSIGMNPVDTKTRQTEIKHPPRILGYDAVGVVEDVGSEVTSYKKGDVVFYSGRADVDGSNATHQVMHEAYIAHAPKNVSLNEAAGFPLTSLTASETLFEVFNISKNKEDNKGKSILIINGAGGVGSMATQIAKHYGLTVITTASKDETKEWSKSLGADIVLNHKNDLRDEFKSHNIENVDYVFCTFDTDLYYEVMIDLVKPRGHIATIVAFTEKQDLNLLKAKSITFTHEFMFTRALQDLDDQYQYHRYLSEISHLINEGVYKPTVTEVMKGLSVDNIFKAHEKLENHEVHGKLVIEVEE; the protein is encoded by the coding sequence ATGTATGCGATTGTTGCAGATGAACCATTTAAACTAAGTGAAGGAAATAAGTTTTACAAAAAAGACTTCGAAAAACCAGAATTAAACGATAAAGACGTATTTGTTAAAGTAAAATCGATTGGTATGAACCCTGTCGATACAAAAACACGTCAAACTGAAATTAAACACCCACCGAGAATACTCGGTTACGATGCGGTCGGTGTTGTTGAAGATGTTGGAAGTGAAGTAACGAGCTATAAAAAAGGAGACGTCGTTTTTTACTCTGGTCGTGCAGATGTCGACGGCTCGAACGCAACACATCAAGTGATGCATGAGGCATATATCGCGCATGCACCTAAAAACGTATCGCTTAATGAAGCGGCTGGATTTCCACTCACTAGCCTTACTGCGTCAGAAACACTTTTTGAAGTGTTTAATATTAGTAAAAATAAAGAAGACAATAAGGGTAAATCTATCCTTATTATTAACGGTGCAGGTGGCGTTGGAAGTATGGCGACACAAATTGCGAAACACTACGGCCTCACAGTCATCACAACCGCATCAAAAGATGAAACAAAAGAATGGTCAAAATCACTCGGTGCCGACATCGTGTTAAATCATAAAAATGATTTACGTGATGAATTTAAATCTCATAATATCGAAAACGTCGACTATGTATTTTGTACATTTGACACAGATTTATATTATGAAGTGATGATTGACCTTGTAAAACCACGTGGTCATATCGCAACAATTGTCGCATTTACTGAAAAACAAGACTTAAACCTCTTAAAAGCAAAAAGTATTACATTTACACATGAATTTATGTTTACAAGAGCACTACAAGATCTTGATGATCAGTATCAGTACCATAGATACTTAAGTGAAATTAGTCATCTTATTAATGAAGGTGTTTATAAACCAACAGTCACAGAGGTTATGAAAGGATTATCAGTAGACAATATCTTTAAAGCACATGAAAAATTAGAAAATCACGAAGTTCATGGAAAACTCGTTATAGAAGTTGAAGAGTAA
- a CDS encoding YsnF/AvaK domain-containing protein, with amino-acid sequence MSQFTHAQNITELDKKINAYVARGYEPNELTVFTAQPVPELLQKYSGLNEAIITDETTDASVFKDFTDEELIEVSNLLDRGEYLLFIFNEGDNNKQEVPGKFELHEEQLVANKHTVDAGEVNVRKRVKTREEEVDVPIQKDSVTIERHKFEEEPLLSEYNNAEDTDDINVTRIPVTRERIRIIKEQVVSEEIVIRKEVTEEVKHIKDTVQYDDIEVDKTGDNLNVTKREK; translated from the coding sequence ATGTCACAATTTACTCACGCACAAAATATAACTGAATTAGATAAAAAAATTAATGCATACGTCGCGCGTGGTTATGAACCGAATGAATTAACTGTATTTACCGCTCAACCAGTTCCCGAACTTTTACAAAAATATAGTGGACTAAACGAAGCGATTATTACCGACGAAACGACTGACGCTTCTGTTTTTAAAGATTTTACCGATGAAGAACTCATCGAAGTTTCTAATTTACTCGATCGAGGTGAGTACTTGTTATTCATCTTTAATGAAGGTGATAACAATAAACAAGAAGTACCTGGAAAATTCGAACTACATGAAGAACAACTCGTCGCGAATAAACACACTGTTGACGCAGGGGAAGTAAATGTTAGAAAACGTGTAAAAACACGTGAAGAAGAAGTCGATGTACCGATTCAAAAAGATTCCGTCACCATCGAACGTCATAAGTTTGAAGAAGAGCCGTTATTATCAGAATACAATAACGCTGAAGACACTGACGACATCAACGTTACGCGTATACCAGTGACTCGAGAGCGTATTCGCATTATTAAAGAGCAAGTCGTTTCTGAAGAAATTGTTATTCGAAAAGAAGTGACAGAAGAAGTGAAACATATTAAAGACACCGTCCAATACGATGACATTGAAGTCGATAAGACTGGTGATAATTTGAATGTAACAAAGAGAGAAAAATAA